GTCCCGCAGTGCGGTGAACTCGGCGAAGCGCGGATACACCCGGGAGAAGTACTCGGCGTCCCTGGTGTGCACCTTGCCCCAGTGCGGGCGGCCCTCGTGGGCGGTGAAGATCCGTTCGGCCGCGGTGAAGTACCGCTGGTAGGGCGTGCCCTGGAACATGTGGACGGCGATGTACGCGGTGTCCCGGCCCGAGGCGGTGGACAGCGTGATGTCGTCCGCCGGAGCGGTGCGCACCTCCACGGGGAAGCTGACCTTCAGTCCGGAGCGGTCGACCATCGTCCTCAACTCGCGCAGCACCTCGACGACGGCGGCGCGCGGAACGGCGTACTCCATCTCCACGAAGCGCACCCGGCGCGGAGACGTGAAGACCTTGTAAGGGATGTCGGTGTAGGTCCGCGCGGACAGCGCCTTGCTGGAGATCTGGGCGATCGCGGGGATCGTGGCGGGCACCGCGCGGCCGACCCAGTTGGCAACCTGGAAGACCCCGTTGGAAAGGAACTCGTCCTCGAACCAGCTCTGGAGCTGCGGCACCGGCTTCTCCGGGCCCGCGCTGCGGTTGTTGCGCTTGGTGTTGGTGTTCCCGGTGTGCGGGAACCAGTAGAACTCGAAGTGCTCGTTCTCGGCCCAGAGTTCCTCGAAGTCGGAGAGGACCCTGTCGAACGGCATCGGCTCCTCGCGGGCCGTGAGCAGGAAGACGGGCTCCACGGCGAAGGTGATCGCGGTGACGATGCCCAGGGCGCCGAGGCCGATGCGGGCGGCCGCGAAGACCTCGCGTTCTTCGGCAGTCCCCTTCTCGGAGCAGGTGAGGACCGAGCCGTCGGCGGTGACCAGTTCCAGACCCTTGATCTGGGCGGCGATCGAGCCGGAGTCACGGCCCGTGCCGTGCGTGCCGGTACTGGTGGCTCCGGAGACCGTCTGCTCCATGATGTCGCCCATGTTCGTCAGCGACAGTCCCTCGCGCGCCAGGGCCACGTTGAGTCTCTTGAGCGGGGTGCCGGCCTCCACCGTGACGGTCATGGCTTCGCGATCAATGTCGCGTATGCCGGTCAACAGTTGAGGACGGATCAACACACCGTCCGTCGCGGCTATGGACGTGAAGGAGTGCCCGCTGCCGACGGCCTTCACCTTCAGGCCGTCCTCGGCGGCCCGCCGCACGGCGGCGGCCAGCTCGTCGACGGAGGCCGGGGTGACCTCCCGCGCGGGCCGCGCGGAGATGTTGCCGCCCCAGTTACGCCACGTGCCGTTCTTTCCGTTCGCTGTGCTGCTCAACGGAGCCTCCCCGACCCGTAGCCGGCCGCTTGAGCCGACGGAATCCGAGGAAACCCACCGCGACCGCGACGGCCCCGGCCACCGCCGGAACCCCGTACCCGGCACGCGCCCCGGCCGCGTCGATCACCCAGCCGGCCGCGGAGGAGCCGAGCGCGACCCCCACCGCGAGCCCGGTGCTCACCCAGGTCATGCCCTCGGTGAGCTGCGCGCGTGGTACGTGCTCTTCGATGAGGGACATGGTCGTGATCATCGTCGGAGCGATGGCCAGACCCGCAACGAACAGCGCCACGGCCAGAAACGGCAAGTTTCCGACCAGTAGGAGGGGGATCATACTCACGGCCATGGCGCACACGCCCAGCAGCCACCGGCGTTCCGGCGCCCCGGCGAAGTGCAACAGTCCGAAGACCATGCCCGCCACGCAGGAACCGGCCGCGTACAGAGCGAGGACGATACTCGCGGCGGCCTTGTGCCCCTGCTCGTCGGCGAAGGCCACGGTGACCACGTCGACCGCCCCGAAGATCGCCCCGGTCGCCACGAAGGTGGCCACCAGGACCTGAAGGCCCGGCGAGCGCAGGGCCGTGCCCCCACCGCGGTGCTCGCGCGGGTGCGGCTTCGGCTCGGTGGCGCGCTGCGCGGTCAGCCAGAAGACGCCGACGGCCAGGAAGCAGGCGGCGAGCAGCGGACCGGCCTCCGGGAACCACGCCGTGGACAGGCCGATGGAGATGATCGGCCCGAAGATGAAGCACACCTCGTCCACCACGGACTCGAAGGAGTACGCGGTGTGCAGCTGCGGGGTGCCCCGGTACAGGGCCGCCCAGCGGGCCCGGATCATCGCGCCCACGCTCGGCACGCAGCCGATGCCGACGCACGCCGTGAACAGCACCCAGTCCGGCCACCCGTAGTGGGCCGCGAACAGCAGGACGGCCGCCGCGGCGAGCGAGATCAGCGTCGCCGGCCGCAGCACCCGCCGCTGTCCGTACCGGTCCACCAGCCGCGAGACCTGCGGTCCGGCCACCGCCGCCGCCAGCGCGATGGTGGCCGACAGGGCGCCGGCCAGGCCGTACCGCCCGGTGAGCTGGGAGACCATCGTGACCACGCCGATGCCCATCATCGACAGCGGCATACGGCCGAGGAAGCCTGCGGCGGAGAAACCCTTGCTGCCGGGAGCGGAGAACAGGGCGCGGTAGGGGCTGGGCACGGGGTCTCCGAAAGGCTCAGTAAGCTGCGAACGCCGTCGACACAGATTACGCCTCGCGGTGCCCCCGACGCACCCGTCATGCCCACCCGGGGCCGGCCGCCGCGCAGGCGTCACCCCGCCGTTTCCCGGCTGTCAGTGCAGGGTGGCAGGATCGACTCATGCCAGACGCGCGCGATGTCACCCCCTACGACGCCCTGCTCCTGCTCTCCTTCGGCGGCCCGGAAGGCCCGGACGACGTGGTCCCGTTCCTGGAGAACGTGACGCGTGGGCGCGGCATCCCCAAGGAACGCCTCAAGGAAGTCGGGCAGCACTACTTCCTGTTCGGCGGGGTCAGCCCCATCAACGACCAGAACCGGGCCCTGCTGGACGCCCTGCGCAAGGACTTCGCCGACCACGGCCTGGACCTGCCGGTCTACTGGGGCAACCGCAACTGGGCGCCGTATCTGACGGACACGCTGCGCGAGATGGTCCGCGACGGCCGCCGGCGCATCCTGGTCCTCGCCACCAGCGCCTACGCCTCCTACTCGGGCTGCCGGCAGTACCGCGAGAACCTCGCCGACTCGCTCGCGGCTCTGGAGGCCGAGGGGCTGGAGCTGCCGAAGGTCGACAAGCTGCGGCACTACTTCAACCACCCCGGCTTCCTGGAGCCCATGATCGACGGGGTGATCCGGTCCCTCGCCGAGCTGTCCGAGGACGTCCGGGACGGGGCGCACATCGCCTTCTCGACGCACTCGATCCCGACGGCCTCCGCCGACACCTCCGGCCCGGTCGAGGACCACGGCGACGGCGGCGCGTACGTGAAGCAGCACCTGGACGTGGCGAAGCTGATCGCGGACGCCGTCCGGGAGCGCACCGGCGTCGACCACCCCTGGCAGCTCGTCTACCAGTCCCGCTCGGGCGCCCCGCACATCCCGTGGCTGGAGCCCGACATCTGCGACCACCTTCAGGAGCGGCACGCGGCCGGTGTCCCGGCCATGGTGATCGCCCCCATCGGGTTCGTCTCCGACCACATGGAGGTCCTCTACGACCTCGACACGGAGGCCAAGGCCAAGGCGGAGGAGCTGGGGCT
The genomic region above belongs to Streptomyces coeruleorubidus and contains:
- a CDS encoding D-arabinono-1,4-lactone oxidase, with protein sequence MSSTANGKNGTWRNWGGNISARPAREVTPASVDELAAAVRRAAEDGLKVKAVGSGHSFTSIAATDGVLIRPQLLTGIRDIDREAMTVTVEAGTPLKRLNVALAREGLSLTNMGDIMEQTVSGATSTGTHGTGRDSGSIAAQIKGLELVTADGSVLTCSEKGTAEEREVFAAARIGLGALGIVTAITFAVEPVFLLTAREEPMPFDRVLSDFEELWAENEHFEFYWFPHTGNTNTKRNNRSAGPEKPVPQLQSWFEDEFLSNGVFQVANWVGRAVPATIPAIAQISSKALSARTYTDIPYKVFTSPRRVRFVEMEYAVPRAAVVEVLRELRTMVDRSGLKVSFPVEVRTAPADDITLSTASGRDTAYIAVHMFQGTPYQRYFTAAERIFTAHEGRPHWGKVHTRDAEYFSRVYPRFAEFTALRDRLDPDRRFQNDYLRRVLGA
- a CDS encoding MFS transporter translates to MPSPYRALFSAPGSKGFSAAGFLGRMPLSMMGIGVVTMVSQLTGRYGLAGALSATIALAAAVAGPQVSRLVDRYGQRRVLRPATLISLAAAAVLLFAAHYGWPDWVLFTACVGIGCVPSVGAMIRARWAALYRGTPQLHTAYSFESVVDEVCFIFGPIISIGLSTAWFPEAGPLLAACFLAVGVFWLTAQRATEPKPHPREHRGGGTALRSPGLQVLVATFVATGAIFGAVDVVTVAFADEQGHKAAASIVLALYAAGSCVAGMVFGLLHFAGAPERRWLLGVCAMAVSMIPLLLVGNLPFLAVALFVAGLAIAPTMITTMSLIEEHVPRAQLTEGMTWVSTGLAVGVALGSSAAGWVIDAAGARAGYGVPAVAGAVAVAVGFLGFRRLKRPATGRGGSVEQHSERKERHVA
- a CDS encoding ferrochelatase; protein product: MPDARDVTPYDALLLLSFGGPEGPDDVVPFLENVTRGRGIPKERLKEVGQHYFLFGGVSPINDQNRALLDALRKDFADHGLDLPVYWGNRNWAPYLTDTLREMVRDGRRRILVLATSAYASYSGCRQYRENLADSLAALEAEGLELPKVDKLRHYFNHPGFLEPMIDGVIRSLAELSEDVRDGAHIAFSTHSIPTASADTSGPVEDHGDGGAYVKQHLDVAKLIADAVRERTGVDHPWQLVYQSRSGAPHIPWLEPDICDHLQERHAAGVPAMVIAPIGFVSDHMEVLYDLDTEAKAKAEELGLPMRRSATVGADPRFAAAIRELVVERAAVERGQEITPCALGALGPSHHLCPVGCCPARAPRPAAAGADSTYA